Part of the Methylomonas rapida genome is shown below.
AAGGATAACCATAATGACCATTCAAAACCGCTATGAATTTGTTTATTTATTTGACGTAAGCAACGGCAATCCCAATGGCGATCCCGATGCTGGCAATATGCCCCGCCTGGACCCCGAATCCAGTAAAGGCTTGGTTACCGACGTGTGCTTAAAGCGAAAAATCCGTAATTTCATTGAATTGACCGATGAGAAAACGTCCGGCTATGAAATTTATGTCAAAGAAAAAAGCATATTAAATCTGCAAAATAACGAAGCTTATAAAGCACTTGGAATTGAGCATGTGTCGAAAAAATTGCCCAAAGATATTAATGACGCAAATAAGATAACCAGTTGGATGTGCGAGCACTTTTTCGACATCCGTGCTTTTGGCGCGGTGATGACCACCGAGGTCAATTGCGGCCAAGTTCGCGGACCGGTCCAACTGGCCTTCGCCAAATCAATAGACCCAATTATCCCGCTAGAAATATCCATCACCCGCATGGCGGTAACCACTGAAAAAGAGGCCGAGGAGCAGGCGGGCGGAAACCGAACGATGGGGCGCAAACACATCGTGCCTTATGGTTTGTATCGCGTGCATGGTTTTATTTCCGCCAAGCTGGCGGAAAAAACCGGGTTTTCGGAAACCGATCTGGAAAAATTCTGGCAAGCCCTGGCGTTAATGTTCGAACACGACCGCTCTGCCGCTCGTGGTGAAATGGCTGCGCGTAAACTGGTCGTCTTTAAACATAACGATGCCTTAGGTAATGTTCCGGCGCATGCATTATTCGAACGGGTAAAAGTTGATCGCATTAACGGCGAAAAAGACACACCGGCCTCAAGTTTTAGCGACTATAAAATCAGCATCGACAAAACCAATCTTCAGGGTGTAACCATAGAGGAAAAATTCTAAGTTACTGATGTAACCCTTGAACCGATTACTTTATGTATCGATGGCTATGGTTAGCTTGCATCATTGCAAGGTTTAACCCCCGAAGAAATCGACGGCTTTTGATCCCGGCATGAACTGGTAAATTAACCAAACATTGGACTCACCATGACCACCATCCAAATCAAACTAAAAGATGTTTATGTCGACCACTTGCTGGCGGTCATTTCCAGTCATACGGAAATACCGATTGATGACATCACCATAGAAGCATCTACTCAAGCGGTCGATACGGAGAAGTCGCATAGTAAAGCGAAACTGCTACGCATTGCCCAAGAATGCGCGCAGTTGCCAACTCTTGATCAACGTTCGGCGGAGCAAATTCTTGGCTATGCGGGGGATGAGTTGGGTTTATGGGGTGGCGACTGATGGTCGTCGATTCATCGGTGTTGATTGCCGTATTGCTGATGGAGCCCGGTGCCGAGCAGTTCTTACAGCAACTGGCCGAGGCAGACGAACTTTTTCTCAGTCCGGCCAGCTTGCTAGAAACGGCAATGGTCATTGAATACAAAAAGGGTAAAGCCGGAGCCGACAAACTGGATGAATTATTGGGCGAGTTGATGCCAATAATTGTTCCATTCGATCACCAGCAAGCCTTGCTAGCCAGAATGGCATGGCGCGAATATGGCAAAGGCCGCCATCCGGCCAAATTGAACTTCGGCGATTGCTGTAGTTACGCGTTGGCCAAGCAGTTGAATAAACCCTTGCTATTCAAGGGCAACGACTTTTCCCAAACTGATTTGCTGTTAATGAATTCCGGGGATTGAACGTCATGCTTGGTTCGAAAGTTTAAATCCGCAAAACTGGCTAAGAACAGGAAAACCGAATGGAACCGGAACCCATCTACCTCTCGCGCCTGCAACACTATCTCTACTGTCCCCGACAGTTTGCGTTAATCGAACTGGAAGACGTCTGGGTCGAAAACCAGTTCACCGCCGAGGGAAAAGTGTTACATCAACGCGTGGATCAACCCGACAAACAAAAGCGTGGCGACATTCGTAGCGTACGCTCGTTGCGTTTATCGCATGCTGCGCTGGGCATAGAAGGCGTGGCGGATGTCGTGGAATACCATATACAGCCGGACGGCAGCGAACAGCCGTATCCCATCGAATACAAACGCGGCAAACCCAAACAGCATCGCGCTGACGAAGTGCAGTTGTGCGCACAGGCCTTGTGTCTCGAAGACATGGAAGGACTGCTGGTGCCGGAAGGCGCTTTGTTTTATGGCGAGGTACGGCGCCGGCATGTCGTCTATTTTGACGCGACGTTGCGGGAGCTGACTTTACAAACCATCCAGGCCTGCCGGGACATCGTTCAATCCAAAACGACGCCCAAGGCCGTTTACAAAGCCGGCAAATGCCGCAATTGTTCGCTGATCGAACAATGTCATCCGCAGGATTTCACCCGCCCGGCATCGGTTTGGCTGGCGCAACAACTGACAGAGAACTAAGCCATGCGACCATTACGCAACGTGATTTACATTCAGACCCAGAATGCCTGGGTACATAAGGACAACGACAATCTGGTAATGAAGGTCGGCGACGAGATCAAAGCCCGTGTGCCGATACACAAACTGCAAGGTCTGGTCTGTTTTGGCCAAGTCAGCATTTCGCCATACTTGATGGCGCACTGCTCGGAAAACGGTGTGACGATTACCTATCTGAATCAATTCGGCAAATTTCTGGCCCGCGTCGAAGGCCCGGTCAGCGGCAATGTCTTGCTGCGCCGCACCCAGCATCTAACCGGCGCCGACCGCGACAAAAGCGTAGCTATTGCCCGCACCATGTTGTCCGGCAAACTCTACAACCAACGCGCGGTATTGCGTCGTTATCTGCGCGATTACGGTGACCAGGCCGACGGCCAGGCGATGGCGGCAGAACTGACGACAGCGGAAAAGCGTTTGAGTCGCTGCTTAAATCAATTAGCCGACTGCGATGCTATTGATACCTTGATGGGACGGGAGGGTGAAGCGGCTCAAGTCTATTTCGGCGTGTTCCAGTATTTGATACGCCAGCCGGATTTCCAATTCGACGCCCGCCGACGTCGGCCACCAACCGATCCGGTCAACGCTTTGCTGTCTTTTTGCTATACCTTGCTGACCCATGACTGCCGTTCGGCATTGGAAACCACCGGCCTCGACCCAGCCAGCGGTTTTTTGCACCAGTTACGCAGTGGCAGGCCATCATTGGCACTAGATTTGGCAGAAGAGTTACGGCCGATGATCGATCGCTTCGTGCTGTCGTTGATCAACAAACGTCAATTGTCGCTCAAGGATTTTGAAGAATGGCCCAATGGTTCGTTTACCTTAAAGGAAGAGCCGCGCCGCACGCTGCTGGCAGCCTGGCAAGATCGCAAACAGGACACCTTAATGCACCCCTGGTTTGAAGAATCAGTGCCAATCGGCATGCTGCCCTGGACTCAGGCACAGATTCTCGCTCGATTTCTGCGCGGCGATTGTGACAGTTATGTACCGTTTTTATGGAAATAAACTGGAAGTCTATCGATGATGATCTTGGTAACCTACGACGTCAGTTTTAAAGATGAAGGTGGCCCGAAGCGTCTAAGACGCATAGCCCGGCTTTGTCAGGTATTTGGGCAACGGGTCCAGTATTCGGTATTCGAAATCGAAGTGGATATGGCGCAATGGACCGAACTAAAGAACCAGTTGGTCAACGTGATGGACGAAGAGCAAGATAGTCTGCGGATTTATTACCTGGGCAGTAATTGGGAACGCAAGGTCGAACACATCGGCGCAAAAAAGGTGTTGGATTTGAACGGCCTATTGCTGATGTGATGCGAACCACAAGTGATCATAATAATATCGGTAGTTTCGCAATCGCACTAAATTACTGAAAATAAAACAACTCTTAAAACTCGCCAAATTGGAATAAAATGTTTTTTGCGTTGGATGCTTTTGGTTCGCGTGGACAGGGCGATTATGTCTTGAAAATCAACCGGTAGCTATAACGCGGTCGCGCCCCGCGTGGGCGCGTGGATTGAAACATTACCTTTTACCTTCAGCCCAACCTACCTTTGTCGCGCCCCGCGTGGGCGCGTGGATTGAAACGCTTGCGCCTGTGCTTATTGCTGTAGGCTGGCGTCGCGCCCCGCGTGGGCGCGTGGATTGAAACCGTGACAACCTCCTGCCAGGTCAAATTGAAATGAGTCGCGCCCCGCGTGGGCGCGTGGATTGAAACTAAAAAAATCAAATGCCATCCGTATTTTTTGTGTCGCGCCCCGCGTGGGCGCGTGGATTGAAACAACAAAACCACAACCGTAACCATCGGAAAAATGTCGCGCCCCGCGTGGGCGCGTGGATTGAAACCATAATGTAGGGTTTTGTGCGCGTGGTTGTTGTGTCGCGCCCCGCGTGGGCGCGTGGATTGAAACAGGTTTTTATGCGATACGTCGAACTCGACCCGGTCGCGCCCCGCGTGGGCGCGTGGATTGAAACGACGCTGCGGCTGGAGGCGTAGGTAATCTGGCCGTCGCGCCCCGCGTGGGCGCGTGGATTGAAACCGTGAGTTCACCGCCGGCATGTTCCAGCGGCTTGTCGCGCCCCGCGTGGGCGCGTGGATTGAAACAGCAAATCAGCAATTCCAGGCTTTGAAACAACGTCGCGCCCCGCGTGGGCGCGTGGATTGAAACCACGGTATCCGGCGGGCAGAAATCATCCCAGCGGTCGCGCCCCGCGTGGGCGCGTGGATTGAAACCAATAGATCATCTAAAAGCGTCGGTGCTTTTTCGTCGCGCCCCGCGTGGGCGCGTGGATTGAAACCCGAGTACGCATATTGGCTTACAACAGGAAAAGTCGCGCCCCGCGTGGGCGCGTGGATTGAAACAAATAGATAAGGGTCAGGTCAAAGACATCTATGTCGCGCCCCGCGTGGGCGCGTGGATTGAAACTGTCTTTGACCTGGCGCTTGTCTATTTGAAATAGTCGCGCCCCGCGTGGGCGCGTGGATTGAAACATGAAAACAAATTAACCGAGACCGATTAAAGACGTCGCGCCCCGCGTGGGCGCGTGGATTGAAACATGGCCGCGCGAGTAGTCAAACCGGCAGCAAGAAGTCGCGCCCCGCGTGGGCGCGTGGATTGAAACATCCCAGACATAGGGTATCGCCAATGACGCAGGTCGCGCCCCGCGTGGGCGCGTGGATTGAAACAATTAACAAGGTTTATCCCTCTTGTTCGTCTGGTCGCGCCCCGCGTGGGCGCGTGGATTGAAACGGGATAAAACCCAAGCTGGATGAACTGATTAGTTGTCGCGCCCCGCGTGGGCGCGTGGATTGAAACGAAGATCCCAAAGAATCCACTTTGCTGGATCAGTCGCGCCCCGCGTGGGCGCGTGGATTGAAACCGGCGAGGCGCAACCGCTGCCAAACCAGAACACGTCGCGCCCCGCGTGGGCGCGTGGATTGAAACTTTGTCTACGTGCAGATAACGAAACAGCTCATGTCGCGCCCCGCGTGGGCGCGTGGATTGAAACTGAAACTCGTGGCGCGGCAGGCGGTCCGCCATTGTCGCGCCCCGCGTGGGCGCGTGGATTGAAACTTCGAGTGGCGCATGGCAAAACCTATCAAGATGTCGCGCCCCGCGTGGGCGCGTGGATTGAAACGCTTAGACGATCGGCGATTTTGGTCTGATTTGGTCGCGCCCCGCGTGGGCGCGTGGATTGAAACATCGACCGCTCTATTAATTGAGTTGATCGCCAGTCGCGCCCCGCGTGGGCGCGTGGATTGAAACAAGCCTTCGGCCGCCGATTCACCGCTACCGAAAGTCGCGCCCCGCGTGGGCGCGTGGATTGAAACTGTCTTGTTTCTTGTCTCAACCTTACTAAGCCGTCGCGCCCCGCGTGGGCGCGTGGATTGAAACTGCGACGATAATGCCCGTGGTTTTCGTTGTGCCGTCGCGCCCCGCGTGGGCGCGTGGATTGAAACGACGTATCGCACAAAAACCTGAAAGACGGCTGGTGTCGCGCCCCGCGTGGGCGCGTGGATTGAAACCCAACTGTTGTTGGTAATATCCATCAAACAAGGTCGCGCCCCGCGTGGGCGCGTGGATTGAAACGGCATGCAAAATCAGGCTGGCCACCTTGCGGTCGCGCCCCGCGTGGGCGCGTGGATTGAAACTGGCCGCCAGGCGTCGCCAAAAAAAGCCACTTGTCGCGCCCCGCGTGGGCGCGTGGATTGAAACCTGCGCAAAGTCAAACTCAATATCATCGCCGACCGGTCGCGCCCCGCGTGGGCGCGTGGATTGAAACAGATCTTGCAGGTTGGGATTGCTGACAATGTTGTCGCGCCCCGCGTGGGCGCGTGGATTGAAACAACGTCTCCGCCGCACCGGCAGAGATCCACGCGCGTCGCGCCCCGCGTGGGCGCGTGGATTGAAACCAAAGAACAGCGGTCGCTTACGGCGTGGCCGCGGTCGCGCCCCGCGTGGGCGCGTGGATTGAAAC
Proteins encoded:
- the cas7c gene encoding type I-C CRISPR-associated protein Cas7/Csd2, translated to MTIQNRYEFVYLFDVSNGNPNGDPDAGNMPRLDPESSKGLVTDVCLKRKIRNFIELTDEKTSGYEIYVKEKSILNLQNNEAYKALGIEHVSKKLPKDINDANKITSWMCEHFFDIRAFGAVMTTEVNCGQVRGPVQLAFAKSIDPIIPLEISITRMAVTTEKEAEEQAGGNRTMGRKHIVPYGLYRVHGFISAKLAEKTGFSETDLEKFWQALALMFEHDRSAARGEMAARKLVVFKHNDALGNVPAHALFERVKVDRINGEKDTPASSFSDYKISIDKTNLQGVTIEEKF
- a CDS encoding type II toxin-antitoxin system VapC family toxin, giving the protein MVVDSSVLIAVLLMEPGAEQFLQQLAEADELFLSPASLLETAMVIEYKKGKAGADKLDELLGELMPIIVPFDHQQALLARMAWREYGKGRHPAKLNFGDCCSYALAKQLNKPLLFKGNDFSQTDLLLMNSGD
- the cas4 gene encoding CRISPR-associated protein Cas4 codes for the protein MEPEPIYLSRLQHYLYCPRQFALIELEDVWVENQFTAEGKVLHQRVDQPDKQKRGDIRSVRSLRLSHAALGIEGVADVVEYHIQPDGSEQPYPIEYKRGKPKQHRADEVQLCAQALCLEDMEGLLVPEGALFYGEVRRRHVVYFDATLRELTLQTIQACRDIVQSKTTPKAVYKAGKCRNCSLIEQCHPQDFTRPASVWLAQQLTEN
- the cas1c gene encoding type I-C CRISPR-associated endonuclease Cas1c, which produces MRPLRNVIYIQTQNAWVHKDNDNLVMKVGDEIKARVPIHKLQGLVCFGQVSISPYLMAHCSENGVTITYLNQFGKFLARVEGPVSGNVLLRRTQHLTGADRDKSVAIARTMLSGKLYNQRAVLRRYLRDYGDQADGQAMAAELTTAEKRLSRCLNQLADCDAIDTLMGREGEAAQVYFGVFQYLIRQPDFQFDARRRRPPTDPVNALLSFCYTLLTHDCRSALETTGLDPASGFLHQLRSGRPSLALDLAEELRPMIDRFVLSLINKRQLSLKDFEEWPNGSFTLKEEPRRTLLAAWQDRKQDTLMHPWFEESVPIGMLPWTQAQILARFLRGDCDSYVPFLWK
- the cas2 gene encoding CRISPR-associated endonuclease Cas2; this translates as MMILVTYDVSFKDEGGPKRLRRIARLCQVFGQRVQYSVFEIEVDMAQWTELKNQLVNVMDEEQDSLRIYYLGSNWERKVEHIGAKKVLDLNGLLLM